One window from the genome of Nitrosopumilus sp. encodes:
- a CDS encoding mechanosensitive ion channel family protein, whose protein sequence is MVLEFLQSLSEIEITGGLTVLSLLIGGIIMAVGVIVARTVRLIFSKYYAPKLPQDSAKNFGKLIYFGIIIIAFLVFTSTTGVDFSGLLVAGGIFGVVIGFATQSVVSNLISGIFLMIEKPAKQGDKIEIPGSDVSGTLLDISTFSVRVKKFDGTIIRIPNESFFTSNIRSLSSTPVRRSEAIIGIAYKEDIDGAISVLEKAIRNSMSFVLTLPKPEFRLNELADSSVNIEILVWHPRDDWDQVGPKLLKVAKNALDAAGIEIPFPQRVIWNAKE, encoded by the coding sequence TTGGTTTTGGAATTTTTACAAAGTCTATCTGAAATTGAAATTACTGGCGGATTGACAGTCCTCTCGTTACTCATAGGTGGAATAATTATGGCAGTTGGAGTAATTGTTGCAAGAACTGTCCGATTAATTTTTTCCAAATATTATGCTCCTAAATTACCTCAAGATTCTGCAAAAAATTTTGGCAAGTTAATTTATTTTGGAATTATTATAATTGCATTTTTAGTTTTTACATCTACAACAGGTGTTGATTTTTCTGGTTTACTAGTTGCAGGAGGAATATTTGGTGTTGTTATTGGTTTTGCAACCCAATCTGTAGTGTCTAACCTGATTTCTGGAATCTTTTTGATGATTGAAAAACCAGCTAAACAGGGTGACAAAATCGAAATCCCTGGTTCTGATGTATCTGGTACGCTACTAGACATTAGTACATTTTCTGTTCGTGTAAAAAAATTTGATGGGACGATTATCAGAATCCCCAATGAATCTTTTTTTACATCTAATATTCGATCTCTGAGTTCTACCCCTGTAAGACGTTCAGAAGCTATTATTGGAATTGCATATAAAGAAGATATTGACGGTGCAATTTCTGTTCTTGAAAAAGCAATTCGTAATTCAATGAGTTTTGTGTTGACCTTGCCCAAACCTGAATTTCGACTAAATGAATTGGCAGATTCAAGTGTAAATATTGAAATTTTAGTATGGCATCCAAGAGATGATTGGGATCAAGTAGGTCCTAAATTACTGAAGGTAGCTAAGAATGCTTTAGACGCAGCAGGAATTGAAATACCCTTCCCTCAGCGTGTTATTTGGAATGCAAAAGAATAG
- a CDS encoding DUF432 domain-containing protein, with product MISKNDRINSSYYNVENMGDDDTNSEYSAYGKYTIDTSLELIFPKTKIKINKIGENVFSYEKLDAEDNIVEKIIPTFSSVLTLEITPIRPLNHPARRTNYLYLDIGSPIFLSSGSSADVFVNCPIEIGVFLINGETHESLDWFTCNPNDSRFCLYGSPESGTLCKYAHSEIVESHDSSIPYINGVMKINLKNDLSRGLTISKLVFPITEHSLYYKDTKAIFDTLTTILKKKLTLEIFDGHPLPIQTDWTISPTYERAEHNKAIDMGVD from the coding sequence ATGATTTCTAAAAACGATAGAATAAATTCAAGTTACTATAACGTTGAGAACATGGGTGATGATGACACTAATTCCGAATATTCTGCTTATGGTAAATATACTATAGATACTTCTTTGGAACTCATATTTCCCAAAACTAAGATCAAAATCAACAAAATTGGAGAAAATGTTTTCTCTTATGAAAAACTAGATGCTGAAGATAACATCGTTGAAAAAATTATTCCCACATTTTCTTCAGTTTTGACTCTCGAAATTACTCCTATCAGACCATTAAATCATCCTGCACGAAGAACAAACTATTTGTATTTGGATATTGGCTCTCCTATTTTCCTCTCTAGTGGTTCATCTGCAGATGTTTTTGTAAATTGTCCTATTGAAATTGGTGTTTTTTTGATTAATGGTGAAACACATGAATCTCTGGATTGGTTTACTTGTAATCCTAATGACTCTAGATTTTGTCTATATGGTTCCCCTGAATCTGGAACTTTGTGTAAATATGCTCACTCTGAAATAGTTGAATCGCATGATTCATCTATTCCATACATAAATGGCGTGATGAAAATTAATCTTAAAAATGACTTGTCTAGAGGTTTAACTATTAGCAAACTTGTTTTTCCTATCACTGAGCATTCCTTATACTATAAAGACACAAAAGCAATATTTGATACGTTGACTACTATCTTAAAGAAAAAACTAACTCTGGAAATTTTCGATGGACACCCTTTACCTATCCAAACTGATTGGACAATTTCTCCAACATATGAACGAGCTGAACACAATAAAGCTATAGACATGGGAGTTGATTGA
- a CDS encoding peptidase: MKTAITTIAAILMIASTISTAHAEVPGWVKNNAAWWADGTISESEFLTGISFLIKDGIIKVPPTTTSSQVADKVPEWVKNNAAWWADGIISDAEFVNGIQHLIKSGFVSVSVNSEQISYNPGNLDSELSVLESKLDKCSEIKVGYKRLDCEKPIKKEIALYKYKTNAEKFVLGPITYYWYGLNSEGNEFEVRPSGQPILSIRMLAENTSSEITALHCTSPSICSYDVWDGSKAYKYSGMDFTSGEIVLNPGDSREFNILFGPNIGYGGTEFEYDPSKTYQFRINEPFGSTNIVLDLE; the protein is encoded by the coding sequence ATGAAAACCGCAATAACTACAATTGCAGCAATTCTGATGATTGCTTCAACCATTTCTACTGCCCATGCAGAAGTTCCTGGTTGGGTAAAGAACAATGCAGCTTGGTGGGCAGATGGAACCATCTCTGAATCTGAATTCCTTACTGGAATATCATTTTTAATTAAAGATGGAATCATAAAAGTACCTCCAACAACAACATCCTCACAAGTAGCTGATAAGGTGCCTGAATGGGTAAAGAACAATGCAGCTTGGTGGGCAGATGGAATCATTTCTGATGCTGAATTTGTAAATGGCATTCAACATTTGATAAAATCTGGATTTGTCTCTGTATCTGTAAATTCAGAACAAATTTCCTATAACCCTGGAAATCTTGATTCTGAATTATCCGTATTAGAATCCAAATTGGACAAATGTTCTGAAATTAAAGTTGGATACAAAAGACTAGATTGTGAAAAACCCATTAAGAAAGAAATTGCTTTATACAAATACAAAACCAATGCTGAAAAATTTGTTCTTGGACCAATTACATACTATTGGTATGGGTTAAATTCTGAAGGAAATGAATTTGAAGTTCGTCCTTCTGGCCAACCTATTTTATCAATTCGTATGTTAGCTGAGAATACTAGTTCAGAAATTACTGCTCTTCACTGTACAAGTCCTTCTATTTGCAGCTATGATGTTTGGGATGGCTCAAAAGCATACAAGTATTCTGGAATGGATTTTACTAGTGGTGAAATAGTACTTAACCCTGGTGATTCTAGAGAATTTAATATTCTCTTTGGACCAAACATTGGGTATGGTGGAACTGAATTTGAATATGATCCTTCAAAAACATATCAATTCAGAATTAATGAACCGTTTGGAAGTACTAACATAGTATTAGATTTGGAGTAA
- a CDS encoding YbgA family protein yields MKKQGKIHTEIIPVSEKNIIAYVLDRFKDVKNEKKMKKLVTFQTTNKYMIMSHDQEELKKLGNIVASNKKIKFQEILNEYETHLKKALYNKPTIKKHSNVILHIFGYFSNHFNQQEKEKFFDLLTKFKKEKITIGEILAEINPIIFRFNNTYLASQTYFLLYANPEPGNLFK; encoded by the coding sequence TTGAAAAAACAAGGAAAAATTCATACAGAAATAATCCCAGTGTCTGAAAAAAACATCATTGCGTATGTATTAGACAGATTCAAGGATGTAAAAAATGAAAAAAAAATGAAGAAACTAGTAACATTTCAAACCACTAACAAATACATGATCATGTCACATGATCAAGAAGAGTTAAAGAAACTAGGAAACATTGTAGCAAGTAATAAAAAAATTAAATTTCAAGAAATTTTAAACGAATATGAAACACATCTGAAAAAAGCATTATACAACAAACCAACAATCAAAAAACACAGCAATGTAATATTACATATTTTCGGATATTTTTCAAATCATTTCAATCAACAAGAAAAAGAGAAATTTTTTGATTTGCTGACTAAATTCAAAAAAGAAAAAATTACAATTGGAGAGATTCTTGCTGAAATTAATCCCATAATTTTTCGATTTAATAATACATATCTTGCCAGTCAAACATATTTTCTGCTATATGCAAACCCAGAGCCAGGAAATTTGTTTAAATAA
- a CDS encoding Nre family DNA repair protein, with protein MTSDSQNIRNGILSKWHETLSKYGNLFSSDSVSGTSPPSVFVGSYNYPKVLVGPMVPPMHGDTSLLDNPEKWTGKSLEDIVNFRLNLVRGIQKISIDQTEGRYIENLQEVTMSSRPIDSDLIFHKPTSPNISLDGESSPFGPLGEIKSAKFTNSSSIKDIEKVFYDKDLKAQDAVLNLYDSGIEISKIQKCFSIGMLGHKRKLVPTKWSITATDDIISKSLTEDILDYSLIDSHRVFSYEHLGNIFTVVLFPHRWVYEMIEAWYSDGVLGFGSDHEDARGIDHPPAIAGAYFAAKLGVLEYLKEMKIQAGVVILREIRPEYAIPVGVWQVREGIRNAMNCPPIIANNFEHALTLACNKMSISKFEWLSHGKIAELMRQKTISDFF; from the coding sequence ATGACTTCTGATTCACAAAATATCCGTAATGGAATTTTATCTAAATGGCATGAGACTCTTTCCAAATATGGAAATTTATTCTCATCTGATTCTGTAAGTGGAACAAGTCCTCCTTCTGTATTTGTAGGTTCATACAATTATCCTAAAGTTCTTGTTGGTCCAATGGTTCCTCCAATGCATGGAGATACGAGCTTACTTGACAATCCTGAAAAATGGACGGGAAAATCCTTGGAAGACATTGTTAATTTTAGACTTAATTTGGTAAGAGGCATACAAAAAATATCAATTGATCAAACCGAGGGAAGGTATATTGAAAATCTTCAAGAAGTAACAATGTCTTCACGCCCTATTGACTCTGACTTAATTTTTCATAAACCTACTTCTCCAAATATTTCATTGGATGGTGAAAGTTCCCCATTTGGTCCTTTAGGCGAAATCAAATCTGCAAAATTTACCAATTCTTCTTCGATCAAAGATATAGAAAAAGTATTCTACGATAAAGATTTGAAAGCACAAGATGCTGTACTAAATCTCTATGATTCTGGAATTGAAATTTCAAAAATACAAAAATGTTTTAGCATCGGAATGCTGGGCCACAAAAGAAAATTAGTTCCAACAAAATGGAGCATTACTGCAACTGATGATATAATCTCCAAGTCTCTTACTGAGGATATTTTAGATTATAGTTTGATTGATTCTCACAGAGTTTTTTCATATGAACACTTGGGAAATATTTTCACGGTTGTTCTTTTTCCACATAGATGGGTCTATGAAATGATTGAGGCTTGGTACTCTGATGGTGTTTTAGGATTTGGCTCTGATCATGAGGATGCTCGTGGTATTGATCATCCCCCTGCTATTGCTGGTGCCTATTTTGCAGCAAAATTAGGTGTTTTAGAGTATTTGAAAGAAATGAAAATCCAAGCTGGCGTTGTAATTTTAAGAGAAATCAGGCCTGAATATGCAATTCCTGTTGGTGTATGGCAAGTTAGAGAGGGTATTCGTAATGCAATGAACTGTCCTCCTATTATTGCAAACAATTTTGAACATGCTTTGACTTTGGCTTGTAACAAGATGAGTATAAGTAAATTCGAATGGCTTTCACACGGGAAAATTGCTGAATTAATGAGACAAAAAACAATTTCTGATTTTTTTTGA
- a CDS encoding cobalamin-binding protein, which translates to MIPKRIVSFLPSATELLYELEEQDKIFGVTHECRYPQEASLKPKIINTVINSEKLSSKEINSTTCKLLNEGKDIFVLNEANLKKANPDMIISQETCEVCAAYTNQVNNAVKILDTKPIVYSMDPHNMDEIIESVTKMGEILNCKEKAGQITNLLEKRIRHIQNNKGLKKPKVVAIEWIEPFFTAGHWIPEMIEIAGGTNMISHPGEHSRRLDFKEIEEANPDIIILMPCGFDIQRTISEYNETLKNNNRWRTLNAFKTGQIYAVDANSFFSKPSIRTIDGTEILAKIIHPKEFVNVKIPEKAFAHIGNN; encoded by the coding sequence ATGATACCAAAAAGAATTGTTTCATTTTTACCAAGTGCAACTGAATTATTATACGAATTAGAAGAGCAAGATAAAATTTTTGGAGTGACACATGAATGCAGATATCCACAAGAGGCATCTTTAAAACCCAAGATCATCAACACCGTAATTAATTCTGAAAAATTATCCAGTAAAGAGATCAATTCAACTACATGTAAATTACTAAATGAAGGTAAAGATATTTTTGTTTTAAATGAAGCAAATTTGAAAAAAGCAAATCCAGATATGATAATTTCTCAAGAAACATGTGAAGTGTGTGCAGCATATACTAATCAAGTAAATAACGCAGTAAAAATTCTAGATACAAAACCAATTGTGTATTCCATGGACCCTCACAACATGGATGAAATTATTGAATCAGTAACAAAAATGGGAGAAATTTTAAACTGTAAAGAAAAAGCTGGACAAATAACAAATTTGCTTGAAAAAAGAATTAGACATATTCAAAATAACAAAGGTCTAAAAAAACCAAAAGTAGTAGCAATCGAATGGATTGAACCATTTTTTACTGCAGGGCATTGGATTCCAGAGATGATCGAAATAGCAGGAGGGACAAACATGATAAGCCATCCAGGAGAGCATTCAAGACGATTAGACTTTAAAGAAATTGAAGAAGCAAATCCAGATATCATCATCTTAATGCCATGTGGTTTTGACATCCAACGAACAATTTCTGAGTACAATGAAACTCTAAAAAACAACAACAGATGGAGAACATTGAACGCATTTAAAACAGGTCAAATTTATGCAGTAGATGCAAATTCATTTTTTAGCAAACCCAGCATTAGAACAATTGACGGAACTGAAATTCTTGCCAAAATCATACATCCCAAAGAATTTGTTAATGTAAAAATTCCCGAGAAGGCATTTGCACATATTGGAAATAACTAA
- a CDS encoding NAD-dependent epimerase/dehydratase family protein, whose translation MKQILSSNLIAQSSPFSILVSGSTGFIGSRLISLLTSHGYTVTGLTRKKIPNTKNIKYVQTDVFDKNQLYESMKGIEVAYYLLHSMEGNKDQWQEFASRERIQAQNFLESATKAGVKRIIYLGGLVNDSLDLSPHMKSRKEVGEILASGSIPVTEFRASLIIGAQGGSYAMLRYLVERLPVMVCPSWVKSMAQPIAVDDVVFYLAECLAKPETIGEIFEIGGPEKMTYEELMRLYAKYLNKHLFVLQIPFLTTRLSSYWVDLITPVKASLARPLIDSLVHDTVVTNEKITKIIPNKLKTVHDSIDIATKEMELFPPKLELKEEKTGFKINQTIIQISLIILALIGTSYYWLDDRPEDYHSFWLFASFVWYATIFTSILFIRKKTRLGYFISGVLSWVTLAFWLFDNFYVVFQTSLIASQPNELMTIRNFVGIVVAIITVIASHNLFHKVIDYQFKGKPI comes from the coding sequence ATGAAACAAATTTTATCAAGTAATTTGATTGCTCAATCCTCTCCTTTTTCTATATTGGTATCCGGTTCAACCGGTTTTATCGGTTCTAGATTAATCTCATTACTTACTTCTCATGGATATACTGTTACTGGTTTAACAAGAAAAAAAATACCTAACACAAAAAATATCAAATATGTACAAACTGATGTTTTTGATAAAAACCAATTATATGAATCAATGAAAGGAATAGAAGTTGCATATTATTTGTTGCATTCTATGGAAGGAAATAAAGATCAATGGCAAGAGTTTGCATCCCGTGAAAGAATTCAAGCTCAAAACTTTCTTGAATCTGCAACAAAAGCTGGGGTCAAACGAATCATTTACCTTGGTGGATTAGTAAATGATAGTCTAGACTTATCTCCTCATATGAAAAGTAGGAAGGAGGTGGGTGAAATACTTGCATCTGGTAGCATTCCTGTAACTGAATTTAGAGCATCTTTGATTATTGGTGCGCAAGGAGGCTCTTATGCCATGCTGCGTTATCTGGTAGAGAGATTGCCTGTAATGGTTTGTCCCTCATGGGTGAAATCCATGGCACAACCTATTGCAGTTGATGATGTCGTTTTTTATTTGGCTGAATGTCTTGCAAAACCTGAAACTATAGGAGAAATTTTTGAAATCGGCGGTCCTGAAAAAATGACTTACGAAGAATTGATGAGACTTTATGCTAAATACTTGAACAAGCATTTGTTTGTACTTCAAATTCCTTTTCTAACAACTCGACTTTCTTCTTATTGGGTTGATCTGATAACACCAGTTAAAGCATCCCTTGCAAGACCTCTTATTGATAGTCTTGTACATGATACAGTTGTAACTAATGAGAAAATTACAAAAATTATTCCAAACAAACTAAAAACTGTTCATGATTCTATCGATATAGCTACAAAAGAAATGGAATTATTTCCTCCCAAATTAGAATTGAAAGAAGAAAAAACTGGTTTTAAAATAAATCAAACAATTATACAAATTTCATTAATTATTTTAGCATTAATTGGAACATCATACTATTGGTTAGATGATCGACCTGAAGACTATCATTCTTTTTGGTTGTTTGCTTCTTTTGTGTGGTACGCTACTATTTTTACATCTATACTTTTCATTAGAAAAAAAACTCGTTTAGGATATTTTATTTCTGGAGTTTTATCTTGGGTGACTCTGGCTTTTTGGTTGTTTGATAATTTCTATGTGGTCTTTCAAACTTCTTTGATTGCTTCACAACCCAATGAGTTAATGACTATTAGAAATTTTGTTGGAATTGTAGTTGCAATAATTACTGTGATTGCTTCGCATAATTTATTCCATAAAGTGATAGATTATCAGTTCAAAGGAAAACCTATCTAA
- a CDS encoding cobalamin-dependent protein (Presence of a B(12) (cobalamin)-binding domain implies dependence on cobalamin itself, in one of its several forms, or in some unusual lineages, dependence on a cobalamin-like analog.), with amino-acid sequence MVYIRAKKVKSDQYLYLVKSVWNSKKKTSKQEIVKYLGKATDVIKDDIPIEYRNDPKVLSVLASFNPKDIKKREEATRKSKKQIYKKLTEGNIEECVKIYEEYVKIFNASDFFDKILKPVMYDIGEDWSSNKISIATEHVASNIAQTLVKIIMDKVSGSSNKKKILICVPLGEEHHLGCDVLETYLTIKGYKVYNMATSMPTESIINFIENNKPDIVFISITLSDNISAGQRLVKKIQAEFSIPILVGGYAMQKEKIPKFDAKVISNVNLDEMPKIIRTT; translated from the coding sequence ATGGTATATATCAGAGCCAAAAAAGTAAAATCGGATCAATACCTATATTTGGTAAAAAGTGTATGGAATTCTAAAAAAAAGACATCAAAACAAGAGATTGTAAAATACCTTGGAAAGGCAACTGATGTGATTAAAGATGACATCCCAATAGAATACAGAAACGATCCTAAAGTATTGTCAGTACTAGCATCATTTAATCCAAAAGATATTAAAAAAAGAGAAGAAGCTACAAGGAAATCAAAAAAACAAATTTATAAAAAATTGACAGAAGGAAATATTGAAGAATGCGTTAAAATCTATGAAGAATATGTTAAAATTTTTAATGCTTCAGATTTCTTTGATAAAATTTTAAAACCAGTAATGTATGATATTGGAGAAGATTGGTCAAGTAACAAAATAAGCATTGCAACGGAACATGTAGCTAGCAACATTGCTCAGACATTAGTTAAAATTATCATGGACAAAGTTTCAGGTTCATCCAATAAGAAAAAAATCCTCATATGTGTTCCGTTAGGAGAAGAACATCATTTAGGATGTGATGTGTTGGAAACATATCTTACAATAAAAGGATACAAAGTTTACAACATGGCAACATCAATGCCTACAGAATCAATAATTAATTTCATTGAAAACAACAAACCAGATATTGTATTCATATCCATAACACTCTCAGACAATATTTCTGCAGGTCAAAGACTAGTAAAAAAAATACAAGCAGAGTTTTCCATTCCAATTTTGGTTGGAGGATATGCAATGCAGAAAGAAAAAATTCCAAAATTTGATGCCAAAGTAATTTCAAATGTAAATTTGGACGAAATGCCCAAAATCATCAGAACAACATAA
- a CDS encoding transcription factor TFIIB codes for MISELIHQKNCKKNKVITDIHTGEVACSTCGVVSLEKMIDVNAEISGLSAEDFQNNSRLGMKTSLKMADRGLSTIMESQDKDVTGKSLSNENRRMFYRLRMWDRNSRSAISVKSFQKAFTLLDGISSKLALPESVVEETAYLFRKIAAKKILAGRSTSSMLCATVYITCRLSDTPRTLQDVANAGNIKKKNLQRIYRFLVKELDLHPDVYNPSEFITRIAKAVKLSEKTERLAFKILNHASEKNISTSKNPMAMAAAAIHLAASINEERISQLKISAASGISAVTIRDRTREIKEKIGGEIYG; via the coding sequence ATGATATCAGAATTAATACATCAAAAAAACTGTAAAAAGAACAAAGTGATCACAGACATACACACAGGAGAAGTAGCATGTAGTACTTGCGGAGTAGTATCATTAGAAAAAATGATTGATGTTAACGCAGAAATTAGTGGCCTTAGTGCAGAGGATTTTCAAAATAATTCTAGACTAGGCATGAAAACATCATTGAAAATGGCAGATAGAGGGCTATCAACAATAATGGAATCTCAAGATAAAGATGTTACAGGCAAATCATTGTCAAATGAAAATCGCAGAATGTTTTACCGTTTGAGGATGTGGGATAGAAATAGTCGTTCTGCAATATCTGTTAAATCGTTTCAAAAAGCATTTACACTGTTAGACGGAATAAGTTCAAAATTAGCTTTGCCAGAATCAGTGGTTGAAGAAACAGCATATTTATTTCGAAAAATTGCTGCTAAAAAAATTCTTGCAGGAAGATCAACATCATCCATGTTATGTGCGACAGTTTACATTACATGTAGATTATCAGACACTCCAAGAACACTACAAGATGTTGCAAATGCAGGAAACATAAAAAAGAAAAATTTGCAAAGAATATACAGATTTTTAGTAAAAGAGTTAGATTTACACCCTGATGTGTATAATCCAAGTGAATTCATTACAAGAATAGCAAAAGCAGTGAAGTTATCAGAGAAAACTGAAAGGCTAGCTTTTAAAATTTTAAATCATGCATCAGAGAAAAATATTTCAACTAGTAAAAATCCAATGGCAATGGCAGCTGCTGCAATTCATTTAGCTGCATCAATAAATGAAGAAAGAATTTCTCAGTTAAAAATTTCAGCAGCTTCTGGTATTAGTGCAGTCACCATAAGAGACAGAACTAGGGAAATTAAAGAAAAGATAGGAGGTGAGATTTATGGGTAG
- a CDS encoding redox-regulated ATPase YchF, with product MPIKIGLIGKTNTGKTTFFNSATLSSEEISSYPFTTKSPVSGIAHAISLCVHHEFKIQDNPNNSKCLDGWRYIPIELIDLPGLIKDAWKGKGLGNQFLSIAAQSDALLHVVDASGGIDSTGKITESGTGDPISDFADIEEELIMWYHKILEGNRDKVSKLIKGGSDVLDALTDLYRGIGVTKSHVKETFHATDLEEKHFDNFDMTDTKKFASHLRKISKPTLIVANKVDVDGADKNFVRLRERYNDSIVIPVSGDSEFVLRRAEQKGLIKYSPGSETFEIIKSDELNKKQINALDFIKKGIMGEYMRTGVQFAINVAVFKLLKMNSIYPVADEKNLADKKGRVLPDLILLKDGATISDLAKEIHTDLTKGLLYGKDLRYNLRLPVDYQLRDRDVVSLVSATKK from the coding sequence ATGCCTATCAAGATTGGATTAATTGGTAAAACTAATACTGGGAAAACAACTTTCTTTAATTCCGCAACGTTATCCTCAGAAGAAATTTCTTCATATCCTTTTACTACTAAATCTCCCGTATCTGGAATAGCTCATGCCATATCTCTATGTGTACATCATGAATTTAAAATTCAAGACAATCCTAATAATTCTAAATGTCTTGATGGTTGGAGGTATATTCCAATTGAACTCATTGATTTGCCTGGTCTCATAAAAGATGCTTGGAAGGGTAAAGGTCTTGGTAATCAATTCTTATCCATTGCCGCACAATCTGATGCACTGCTACATGTGGTAGATGCTTCTGGTGGCATTGATTCTACTGGAAAAATAACTGAATCTGGTACTGGTGATCCCATATCTGATTTTGCTGATATTGAAGAAGAATTAATCATGTGGTATCATAAAATCTTGGAAGGAAATAGGGACAAAGTTTCTAAATTAATTAAAGGTGGTTCTGATGTTTTAGATGCACTTACTGATCTTTATCGTGGTATTGGTGTAACTAAATCACATGTAAAAGAAACTTTTCATGCTACTGATCTTGAAGAAAAACATTTTGATAATTTTGATATGACGGATACTAAGAAATTTGCATCACATCTTAGAAAAATCTCTAAACCTACATTGATTGTTGCAAACAAAGTTGATGTTGATGGCGCTGACAAAAATTTTGTTCGGTTGAGAGAACGATATAACGATTCAATAGTTATACCTGTTAGTGGCGACAGTGAATTTGTTCTTAGACGTGCTGAACAGAAAGGCTTGATTAAGTATTCGCCTGGCTCAGAAACTTTTGAAATAATCAAATCTGATGAACTAAACAAAAAACAAATCAATGCACTTGATTTTATCAAAAAAGGCATCATGGGAGAATACATGAGAACCGGTGTTCAATTTGCAATAAATGTAGCCGTATTCAAATTACTCAAGATGAATTCTATTTATCCCGTAGCTGACGAAAAAAATTTGGCGGACAAAAAAGGTCGTGTATTGCCTGATTTAATATTGTTAAAAGATGGAGCAACTATTAGTGATCTTGCAAAAGAAATTCATACTGATTTAACCAAAGGATTGCTTTATGGCAAAGATTTGAGATATAATCTTAGATTGCCTGTTGATTATCAACTAAGAGATAGGGATGTTGTATCTCTCGTCAGTGCAACAAAAAAATAA
- a CDS encoding CoA-binding protein — MEQDPSSDEQIREILSLNKVVVVGMSKNSSKAAHYVPKYLLENGYNITPVNPTTDEILGKKCYSSISEIDEDIDIVDVFRPSDQVLSVIQDAIKKKPKVIWLQEGIHNSEAEELAKKAGIKVIFNRCMLAEHQRLSR; from the coding sequence ATGGAGCAAGATCCTTCATCTGATGAACAAATTCGTGAAATTCTTTCATTAAATAAAGTGGTTGTTGTTGGAATGTCTAAAAATTCTTCAAAAGCTGCTCATTATGTACCAAAATATCTTTTGGAGAATGGATATAATATTACACCTGTAAATCCCACAACTGATGAGATTTTAGGGAAAAAATGTTATAGTTCAATTTCTGAAATTGATGAAGATATAGATATTGTTGATGTTTTCAGGCCTTCTGATCAGGTATTATCTGTTATACAGGATGCAATAAAGAAAAAACCTAAAGTGATTTGGCTTCAAGAAGGCATCCATAATTCTGAAGCAGAAGAACTCGCAAAAAAAGCTGGAATTAAAGTCATTTTTAATCGATGTATGTTGGCTGAGCATCAGAGATTGTCCAGATGA
- a CDS encoding winged helix-turn-helix transcriptional regulator, which produces MESEPKDLIVLGAIKRGAKKFDKIQKMTQIEPEELNSILEQLENRGFIKAEEKKGWFGRKIEISATEKGSNELDERIHELQTKWEQMSLLYKSGDKEKLKQEMENNKSIIPSMMFFGIMDMMMFSMMFSMMGMAMSDYVAPENMPEVNDGGMDDGSMDDGSMDDGGFDFDIGF; this is translated from the coding sequence ATGGAATCAGAACCTAAAGATCTCATAGTTTTAGGAGCAATAAAAAGAGGTGCTAAAAAATTTGACAAGATACAGAAAATGACTCAAATTGAACCTGAGGAATTAAACAGTATTTTAGAACAACTAGAAAACAGAGGTTTCATCAAAGCGGAAGAAAAAAAAGGTTGGTTTGGGAGGAAAATAGAAATTTCTGCAACGGAAAAAGGTTCCAACGAATTAGACGAAAGAATTCACGAATTACAAACAAAATGGGAACAAATGTCACTATTATACAAATCAGGAGATAAAGAGAAGCTAAAACAAGAAATGGAAAATAACAAATCAATAATTCCATCAATGATGTTCTTTGGAATAATGGATATGATGATGTTTTCAATGATGTTTAGTATGATGGGAATGGCAATGTCAGATTATGTTGCACCTGAAAACATGCCAGAAGTAAATGATGGAGGCATGGATGATGGCAGCATGGATGATGGCAGCATGGATGATGGCGGATTTGATTTCGACATAGGATTCTAG